The Roseovarius sp. THAF27 genome contains a region encoding:
- the rfbC gene encoding dTDP-4-dehydrorhamnose 3,5-epimerase produces MQVTRTTLPGVVVLTPVRHSDARGFFSESWNKARLDAAGFVHDFVQDNHSLSAAAGTIRGLHLQSPPHAQAKLVRCGRGRLYDVAVDIRRGSPTYGDWVGVELSFENGRQLLISGGFAHGFVTREPDTEIVYKCTDYYAADCDGAIRGDSAGIDWGLTADPVLSEKGVAAPALADLDTPFVWKRAT; encoded by the coding sequence ATGCAGGTCACACGAACAACACTTCCGGGGGTGGTCGTCCTCACCCCCGTGCGCCATAGCGACGCCCGTGGCTTCTTCAGCGAAAGCTGGAACAAGGCCCGGCTCGATGCCGCGGGCTTCGTCCACGACTTCGTGCAGGACAACCATTCGCTGTCGGCGGCGGCGGGCACCATCCGCGGCCTGCACTTGCAGTCACCCCCGCATGCCCAGGCCAAGCTGGTGCGCTGCGGGCGCGGGCGGCTCTACGACGTGGCCGTGGACATCCGCCGCGGCTCACCCACCTACGGGGACTGGGTCGGGGTCGAGCTGTCCTTCGAGAACGGACGCCAGCTGCTGATCTCCGGAGGCTTTGCCCATGGCTTCGTCACTCGCGAGCCGGACACCGAAATCGTCTACAAATGCACAGACTACTACGCCGCTGACTGCGACGGCGCGATCCGCGGGGATAGCGCCGGGATCGACTGGGGCCTGACCGCCGATCCGGTGCTGTCGGAAAAGGGGGTTGCCGCCCCGGCGCTGGCCGATCTCGACACCCCCTTCGTCTGGAAGCGCGCAACATGA